The following are from one region of the Parvularculales bacterium genome:
- a CDS encoding thiamine pyrophosphate-dependent enzyme has translation LRHIILVGAKPPVAFFAYPDKPGWLAPDDARFTTLSAPHQSGTDALHALCEAIKAPPEPHRRYEKSLLSLTEGPLTPDACGQAIAHFLPDHAIISDEAATCGLAVHQQLIHAAPYDILSLTGGAIGQGLPVATGAALACPERKVVCLHGDGGAMYTVQSLWTQARENLDVTSVIFSNRSYAILNIELARVGADNPGPRALSMLDLHNPDLNWVNLAEAMGVSAVQATEAHAFSDAFAHAMKTPGPHLIEAVI, from the coding sequence GCCTCAGGCATATCATTCTTGTTGGGGCAAAACCGCCGGTCGCCTTTTTCGCCTATCCCGATAAACCCGGTTGGCTTGCTCCCGATGATGCGCGCTTTACAACGCTCAGTGCGCCTCACCAAAGCGGTACCGACGCCCTTCATGCTTTATGCGAAGCGATTAAAGCCCCGCCCGAGCCTCACCGCCGTTATGAAAAATCTCTCCTCTCCCTCACTGAGGGACCGCTGACCCCTGACGCTTGCGGACAGGCCATTGCGCACTTTCTGCCTGACCACGCCATTATTTCCGATGAAGCGGCTACCTGCGGTTTAGCCGTTCATCAACAGCTGATACACGCGGCTCCATACGACATTCTATCCCTGACCGGCGGCGCTATCGGTCAGGGCTTGCCGGTAGCAACAGGGGCGGCACTAGCGTGTCCGGAGCGCAAGGTCGTCTGTCTCCATGGCGACGGCGGTGCCATGTACACCGTGCAAAGCCTGTGGACCCAGGCGCGTGAGAACCTTGACGTAACAAGTGTTATTTTTTCCAACCGCAGTTACGCCATTCTCAACATCGAACTGGCCCGCGTAGGCGCTGACAACCCCGGCCCGCGGGCGTTGTCTATGCTGGACCTCCATAATCCCGATCTCAACTGGGTGAATCTTGCCGAAGCCATGGGCGTATCAGCCGTACAGGCTACAGAGGCCCACGCCTTTTCAGATGCCTTTGCGCACGCCATGAAAACTCCCGGCCCCCATCTCATTGAAGCCGTCATTTAG
- a CDS encoding EipA family protein, translating into MKFPKTLFLRMIAGMAMLAVVAACGTSRSGTPSASVPFGSSGLDTYDSQEVDDALLQFYGDLSVNVAQAIDRLFSEYGEPNAYITGTDASGAFFAGLVYGEGTLHLKNGETRKVYWQGPSVGFDFGLTGTKVFMLVYNLKHPERIYQRFPGVDGRAFVLGGVGVNYLQSADTAVVPVRAGHGFRLGASVGYLKFTEENQANPF; encoded by the coding sequence GTGAAATTCCCAAAAACACTCTTTCTTCGGATGATCGCCGGTATGGCCATGCTGGCCGTCGTGGCCGCCTGTGGCACGTCAAGATCTGGCACACCATCAGCCAGTGTGCCCTTCGGCTCTTCAGGACTGGATACTTATGATAGTCAGGAAGTTGACGATGCATTGCTACAATTTTATGGTGATCTATCCGTTAACGTGGCCCAGGCCATTGACAGATTATTTTCCGAATATGGTGAACCCAACGCCTATATCACGGGCACAGACGCCAGCGGTGCATTTTTTGCCGGTCTGGTTTACGGGGAAGGCACGTTACACCTGAAAAACGGCGAAACCCGCAAGGTCTATTGGCAAGGCCCCTCCGTAGGCTTTGACTTTGGCCTGACGGGAACCAAAGTTTTCATGCTTGTCTATAATCTTAAACACCCCGAAAGAATATATCAGCGCTTTCCGGGTGTGGACGGGCGCGCTTTTGTCCTTGGCGGTGTTGGTGTTAATTATTTACAAAGCGCAGACACCGCTGTCGTCCCCGTGCGGGCCGGCCACGGATTCCGCCTCGGCGCCAGCGTGGGTTACCTTAAATTCACCGAAGAAAATCAGGCTAACCCCTTTTAA